The Panicum hallii strain FIL2 chromosome 9, PHallii_v3.1, whole genome shotgun sequence genome has a window encoding:
- the LOC112875649 gene encoding LIM domain-containing protein PLIM2b-like isoform X1, with the protein MTFYGTQDKCKACDKTVHFIDLLTADSIPYHKSCFRCSHCKGTLSMCSYSSMDGVLYCKTHFEQLFKATGSFSKNFPTGPKANNEQSKVPNKLSSVFCGTQDKCAACKKTVYPLEKMTLEGEPYHKTCFKCARGGCLLTTASYASHNGILYCQNHFWQVFKETGSYNNLLKPTAAKNATAEEPAKVEPPKEEASPEQAPEAPEEEH; encoded by the exons ATGACGTTCTATGGTACGCAGGACAAGTGCAAGGCTTGTGACAAAACCGTGCATTTCATTGATCTCCTCACCGCAGATAGCATTCCGTACCAcaaatcttgcttcagatgcAGCCACTGCAAAGGCACACTTTCG ATGTGCAGCTACTCCTCCATGGATGGGGTTCTTTACTGCAAGACCCATTTTGAACAGCTGTTCAAGGCAACAGGCAGCTTCAGCAAAAACTTCCCCACAG GTCCGAAGGCAAATAATGAACAG TCTAAGGTCCCCAACAAGTTATCCTCTGTTTTCTGTGGAACTCAAGACAAATGTGCTGCCTGCAAGAAGACTGTATACCCATTGGAGAAG ATGACACTGGAGGGTGAGCCCTACCACAAGACCTGCTTCAAATGCGCCCGCGGCGGCTGCCTCCTGACGACCGCCTCGTACGCCTCCCACAACGGGATCCTCTACTGCCAGAACCACTTCTGGCAGGTGTTCAAGGAGACCGGCAGCTACAACAACCTGCTCAAGCCGACGGCCGCGAAGAACGCCACCGCTGAGGAGCCCGCCAAGGTAGAGCCACCCAAGGAAGAAGCGTCACCGGAGCAGGCCCCGGAAGCCCCCGAGGAGGAGCACTGA
- the LOC112875648 gene encoding folylpolyglutamate synthase-like isoform X1, whose amino-acid sequence MRAGGGASPRPAPFPAATSATATLLVPASVAMPPPRLAHLRRLLLSLRSAAHHPLARNPGRPLPGPLHPSLLLLPRAMAGAAHAGVATASAEYEEVLGCLGSLITRKVRADTGNRGNQWELMAKYVQILELEEPIAQLKVVHVAGTKGKGSTCTFAESILRSCGFRTGLFTSPHLMDVRERFRLDGLDISEDKFIRYFWWCWNKLKDETGNDVPMPAYFRFLALLAFKIFSDEKQVDVAVLEVGLGGKYDATNVVRAPVVCGISSLGYDHMEILGNTLGEIAGEKAGILKKGVPAYTVPQPEEAMSVLMRRASELGVSLQVVQPLDPQKLEDQPLGLHGEHQYMNAGLAVALANTWLEKQGHLDRIHVKHSDTLPHQFIKGLSSACLQGRAQIVPDPQVNSENDKDDNSSLVFYLDGAHSPESMETCARWFAHVTNNDRIQLGSLKQPHADRNSRKILLFNCMTVRDPQRLLPRLLDTCAQNGIHFEQALFVPNQSQYNKLGSLASPPSEREQIDLSWQLSLQRVWESLPHNNEGLNGANSSRASSVFESLPQAIQWVRETAQQNQSTQFQVLVTGSLHLVGDVLRLLKK is encoded by the exons atgcgcgcgggcggcggcgcgagcccCCGACCCGCACCATTTCCTGCGGCCACCTCCGCCACTGCTACGCTACTAGTACCCGCCTCCGTCGCCATGCCCCCGCCGCGCCTCGCgcacctccgccgcctcctcctctcaCTCCGCTCCGCCGCTCACCACCCGCTCGCCCGTAACCCCGGGCGCCCGCTCCCCGGGCCGCTTCACCCGTCCCTTCTCCTTCTCCCCCGCGCCATGGCCGGCGCCGCCCACGCAG GGGTGGCGACGGCGTCGGCGGAGTACGAGGAGGTGCTCGGGTGCCTCGGGTCGCTGATAACGCGGAAGGTGCGCGCGGACACCGGCAACCGTGGCAACCAGTGGGAGCTCATGGCCAAGTACGTGCAG ATACTGGAACTGGAGGAGCCCATCGCGCAGTTGAAGGTGGTTCACGTTGCCGGGACCAAGGGGAAG GGTTCAACATGCACATTTGCTGAGTCAATTCTTCGGTCATGTGGTTTCCGTACTGGACTGTTCACTTCACCTCACTTGATGGATGTCCGTGAACGATTTCGGCTTGATGG GCTGGACATTTCCGAAGACAAGTTTATAAGGTATTTCTGGTGGTGCTGGAACAAACTGAAG GACGAGACTGGTAATGATGTACCAATGCCAGCCTACTTTAGGTTCCTTGCACTGCTAGCATTCAAGATCTTTTCAGATGAGAAG CAGGTGGACGTAGCTGTGCTCGAGGTTGGTTTGGGAGGGAAATATGATGCAACGAATGTG GTCAGAGCACCTGTAGTTTGTGGAATATCATCCCTTGGGTATGATCATATGGAAATTCTGG GAAACACACTTGGAGAAATTGCTGGAGAGAAGGCTGGAATACTTAAG AAAGGAGTTCCGGCATATACAGTTCCACAGCCAGAAGAGGCAATGTCTGTACTGATGCGCCGAGCTTCTGAGTTGGGT GTTTCTCTTCAAGTAGTCCAGCCTTTGGACCCACAGAAATTAGAGGATCAACCTCTTGGACTCCATGGTGAGCACCAATACATGAACGCAGGTCTTGCTGTTGCATTGGCTAATACCTGGCTTGAGAAGCAAGGTCATTTGGATAGAATACATGTCAAACACTCT GACACCTTGCCTCATCAGTTTATCAAAGGGCTGTCAAGTGCTTGCCTGCAAGGTCGAGCACAGATTGTTCCAGATCCACAAGTGAACTCAGAAAATGATAAGGATGACAATTCTTCACTGGTCTTCTATTTGGATGGGGCACATAGCCCAGAAAGCATGGAAACGTGTGCAAGGTGGTTTGCCCACGTTACAAATAATGATAGAATACAACTAGGTTCTTTGAAGCAGCCTCATGCTGACAGGAATTCTAGGAAG ATTCTCCTTTTCAATTGCATGACTGTAAGAGATCCTCAGAGATTGCTTCCACGTCTTCTAGATACATGTGCTCAAAACG GGATCCACTTTGAGCAGGCCTTATTTGTGCCAAACCAGTCACAGTACAACAAGCTTGGTTCCCTTGCATCACCACCTTCAGAGCGTGAGCAAATTGATTTGTCATGGCAGTTATCACTCCAAAGGGTGTGGGAAAGCCTGCCTCATAACAATGAAG GTCTAAATGGTGCAAACTCAAGCAGGGCTAGCTCAGTTTTTGAATCTCTTCCACAGGCAATTCAGTGGGTAAGGGAAACTGCTCAACAAAACCAATCGACTCAATTTCAG GTCTTAGTTACTGGCTCCCTTCACCTTGTTGGTGATGTATTAAGATTGCTCAAGAAGTAA
- the LOC112875649 gene encoding LIM domain-containing protein PLIM2b-like isoform X2, which yields MTFYGTQDKCKACDKTVHFIDLLTADSIPYHKSCFRCSHCKGTLSMCSYSSMDGVLYCKTHFEQLFKATGSFSKNFPTGPKANNEQSKVPNKLSSVFCGTQDKCAACKKTVYPLEKMTLEGEPYHKTCFKCARGGCLLTTASYASHNGILYCQNHFWQVFKETGSYNNLLKPTAAKNATAEEPAKVEPPKEEASPEQAPEAPEEEH from the exons ATGACGTTCTATGGTACGCAGGACAAGTGCAAGGCTTGTGACAAAACCGTGCATTTCATTGATCTCCTCACCGCAGATAGCATTCCGTACCAcaaatcttgcttcagatgcAGCCACTGCAAAGGCACACTTTCG ATGTGCAGCTACTCCTCCATGGATGGGGTTCTTTACTGCAAGACCCATTTTGAACAGCTGTTCAAGGCAACAGGCAGCTTCAGCAAAAACTTCCCCACAG GTCCGAAGGCAAATAATG AACAGTCTAAGGTCCCCAACAAGTTATCCTCTGTTTTCTGTGGAACTCAAGACAAATGTGCTGCCTGCAAGAAGACTGTATACCCATTGGAGAAG ATGACACTGGAGGGTGAGCCCTACCACAAGACCTGCTTCAAATGCGCCCGCGGCGGCTGCCTCCTGACGACCGCCTCGTACGCCTCCCACAACGGGATCCTCTACTGCCAGAACCACTTCTGGCAGGTGTTCAAGGAGACCGGCAGCTACAACAACCTGCTCAAGCCGACGGCCGCGAAGAACGCCACCGCTGAGGAGCCCGCCAAGGTAGAGCCACCCAAGGAAGAAGCGTCACCGGAGCAGGCCCCGGAAGCCCCCGAGGAGGAGCACTGA
- the LOC112875648 gene encoding folylpolyglutamate synthase-like isoform X2 has protein sequence MRAGGGASPRPAPFPAATSATATLLVPASVAMPPPRLAHLRRLLLSLRSAAHHPLARNPGRPLPGPLHPSLLLLPRAMAGAAHAGVATASAEYEEVLGCLGSLITRKVRADTGNRGNQWELMAKYVQILELEEPIAQLKVVHVAGTKGKGSTCTFAESILRSCGFRTGLFTSPHLMDVRERFRLDGLDISEDKFIRYFWWCWNKLKDETGNDVPMPAYFRFLALLAFKIFSDEKVDVAVLEVGLGGKYDATNVVRAPVVCGISSLGYDHMEILGNTLGEIAGEKAGILKKGVPAYTVPQPEEAMSVLMRRASELGVSLQVVQPLDPQKLEDQPLGLHGEHQYMNAGLAVALANTWLEKQGHLDRIHVKHSDTLPHQFIKGLSSACLQGRAQIVPDPQVNSENDKDDNSSLVFYLDGAHSPESMETCARWFAHVTNNDRIQLGSLKQPHADRNSRKILLFNCMTVRDPQRLLPRLLDTCAQNGIHFEQALFVPNQSQYNKLGSLASPPSEREQIDLSWQLSLQRVWESLPHNNEGLNGANSSRASSVFESLPQAIQWVRETAQQNQSTQFQVLVTGSLHLVGDVLRLLKK, from the exons atgcgcgcgggcggcggcgcgagcccCCGACCCGCACCATTTCCTGCGGCCACCTCCGCCACTGCTACGCTACTAGTACCCGCCTCCGTCGCCATGCCCCCGCCGCGCCTCGCgcacctccgccgcctcctcctctcaCTCCGCTCCGCCGCTCACCACCCGCTCGCCCGTAACCCCGGGCGCCCGCTCCCCGGGCCGCTTCACCCGTCCCTTCTCCTTCTCCCCCGCGCCATGGCCGGCGCCGCCCACGCAG GGGTGGCGACGGCGTCGGCGGAGTACGAGGAGGTGCTCGGGTGCCTCGGGTCGCTGATAACGCGGAAGGTGCGCGCGGACACCGGCAACCGTGGCAACCAGTGGGAGCTCATGGCCAAGTACGTGCAG ATACTGGAACTGGAGGAGCCCATCGCGCAGTTGAAGGTGGTTCACGTTGCCGGGACCAAGGGGAAG GGTTCAACATGCACATTTGCTGAGTCAATTCTTCGGTCATGTGGTTTCCGTACTGGACTGTTCACTTCACCTCACTTGATGGATGTCCGTGAACGATTTCGGCTTGATGG GCTGGACATTTCCGAAGACAAGTTTATAAGGTATTTCTGGTGGTGCTGGAACAAACTGAAG GACGAGACTGGTAATGATGTACCAATGCCAGCCTACTTTAGGTTCCTTGCACTGCTAGCATTCAAGATCTTTTCAGATGAGAAG GTGGACGTAGCTGTGCTCGAGGTTGGTTTGGGAGGGAAATATGATGCAACGAATGTG GTCAGAGCACCTGTAGTTTGTGGAATATCATCCCTTGGGTATGATCATATGGAAATTCTGG GAAACACACTTGGAGAAATTGCTGGAGAGAAGGCTGGAATACTTAAG AAAGGAGTTCCGGCATATACAGTTCCACAGCCAGAAGAGGCAATGTCTGTACTGATGCGCCGAGCTTCTGAGTTGGGT GTTTCTCTTCAAGTAGTCCAGCCTTTGGACCCACAGAAATTAGAGGATCAACCTCTTGGACTCCATGGTGAGCACCAATACATGAACGCAGGTCTTGCTGTTGCATTGGCTAATACCTGGCTTGAGAAGCAAGGTCATTTGGATAGAATACATGTCAAACACTCT GACACCTTGCCTCATCAGTTTATCAAAGGGCTGTCAAGTGCTTGCCTGCAAGGTCGAGCACAGATTGTTCCAGATCCACAAGTGAACTCAGAAAATGATAAGGATGACAATTCTTCACTGGTCTTCTATTTGGATGGGGCACATAGCCCAGAAAGCATGGAAACGTGTGCAAGGTGGTTTGCCCACGTTACAAATAATGATAGAATACAACTAGGTTCTTTGAAGCAGCCTCATGCTGACAGGAATTCTAGGAAG ATTCTCCTTTTCAATTGCATGACTGTAAGAGATCCTCAGAGATTGCTTCCACGTCTTCTAGATACATGTGCTCAAAACG GGATCCACTTTGAGCAGGCCTTATTTGTGCCAAACCAGTCACAGTACAACAAGCTTGGTTCCCTTGCATCACCACCTTCAGAGCGTGAGCAAATTGATTTGTCATGGCAGTTATCACTCCAAAGGGTGTGGGAAAGCCTGCCTCATAACAATGAAG GTCTAAATGGTGCAAACTCAAGCAGGGCTAGCTCAGTTTTTGAATCTCTTCCACAGGCAATTCAGTGGGTAAGGGAAACTGCTCAACAAAACCAATCGACTCAATTTCAG GTCTTAGTTACTGGCTCCCTTCACCTTGTTGGTGATGTATTAAGATTGCTCAAGAAGTAA
- the LOC112878124 gene encoding F-box/LRR-repeat protein At3g48880: MGENKWMGKRWEDMDTDVLVKIFKELNLVELSPVSQVCRLWRLACSDPLIWGTLDFGLLKSNFIQTRASPYIWVDDRSDKRLARILRVAMAISCGNVNCMIFHYNLYMKDEHLHFISERSPHLKRLVMPAWNRITRVGICQAIQRWQELESLTMPTIGHPPYIMEEIGRSCKNFTELKVMGSFDHQFASAILQFLPKLKVLSLRCSKVTMDALQSLLHSMEYLEVLNISHSLLLAIAANGRKQVVHELDGQILERASRLREFHYCQSRTCIACQRMVVDEGIMRWYRYEDWFWRRDEVRSLDLQDYGKLFDAGCERLTSVE, encoded by the exons ATGGGAGAGAATAAATGGATGGGCAAAAGATGGGAGGACATGGACACTGATGTCCTTGTGAAGATATTCAAGGAATTAAATTTGGTTGAGCTGTCTCCAGTATCTCAAGTTTGTCGATTGTGGCGTTTGGCCTGTTCAGATCCACTTATTTGGGGCACTCTTGACTTTGGATTGCTAAAATCCAATTTTATTCAGACAAGAGCATCACCATATATTTGGGTTGATGATAGGTCTGACAAGAGACTTGCAAGGATACTACGGGTGGCTATGGCAATTAGCTGTGGGAATGTCAATTGCATGATATTCCATTACAATTTGTACATGAAAGATGAGCACCTTCATTTCATTTCAGAAAG atctcctcacctaaaacgaTTGGTTATGCCAGCATGGAACCGCATAACCAGAGTGGGAATATGCCAAGCTATCCAAAGGTGGCAAGAGCTGGAGTCCTTGACAATGCCTACCATCGGACATCCTCCGTATATTATGGAGGAGATAGGCAGAAGCTGCAAGAATTTCACAGAACTTAAGGTCATGGGCTCATTTGATCACCAATTTGCCTCTGCGATTTTGCAGTTCCTTCCAAAGCTGAAAGTATTGAGCCTTCGTTGCTCAAAAGTGACCATGGATGCACTGCAGTCTTTACTGCACTCGATGGAATATCTTGAGGTTCTGAATATTTCCCACTCCCTGCTGTTGGCCATCGCGGCAAATGGGCGGAAGCAAGTGGTTCATGAGCTGGATGGCCAAATTCTCGAGAGAGCTTCACGGCTGCGTGAATTCCACTACTGCCAGAGCAGGACGTGCATCGCATGCCAGCGGATGGTGGTGGATGAAGGCATCATGCGCTGGTACAGGTACGAGGATTGGTTTTGGCGTCGAGATGAGGTCAGGTCCCTTGACCTGCAAGATTATGGGAAGCTATTTGATGCTGGTTGCGAGAGGTTGACGTCCGTGGAGTAG
- the LOC112874058 gene encoding membrane steroid-binding protein 1-like — protein MAVAELWETLKQAIVAYTGLSPAAFFTAVAVAAALYHLVSGLFAAPPPPPPRPREEPEAEPLPPPVQMGEVSEEELRQYDGTDPKKPLLMAIKGQIYDVTQSRMFYGPGGPYALFAGKDASRALAKMSFEPQDLTGDISGLGPFELDALQDWEYKFMSKYVKVGTVKKTVPVEDGNTASTTAETSETATNAPATEDKPREVAAEEVKEAAADKDAKAS, from the exons ATGGCGGTGGCGGAGCTGTGGGAGACGCTGAAGCAGGCGATCGTCGCGTACACGGGGCTGTCCCCGGCGGCCTTCTTCACGGccgtggcggtggcggccgcgCTGTACCACCTCGTGTCGGGGCTCTtcgcggccccgcccccgccgccgccgcgcccgcgggAGGAGCCCGAGGCGGAGCCGCTCCCGCCGCCCGTGCAGATGGGGGAGGTCTCCGAGGAGGAGCTCCGCCAGTACGACGGGACCGACCCCAAGAAACCGCTCCTCATGGCCATCAAGGGCCAGATCTACGACGTCACCCAGAGCAG aatgttcTATGGACCTGGTGGACCTTACGCTCTCTTCGCTGGTAAAGACGCCAGCAGGGCCCTAGCCAAGATGTCCTTCGAGCCGCAGGACTTAACCGGCGACATCTCTGGCCTTGGTCCCTTTGAGCTGGACGCCCTGCAGGACTGGGAATACAAGTTCATGAGCAAGTACGTGAAAGTTGGTACCGTCAAGAAGACTGTCCCCGTTGAAGATGGCAACACTGCAAGCACAACCGCTGAAACCAGTGAGACCGCAACCAATGCACCAGCAACTGAAGATAAACCGAGGGAGGTAGCTGCGGAGGAAGTGAAGGAAGCTGCCGCTGACAAAGACGCCAAGGCGAGCTAG
- the LOC112875648 gene encoding folylpolyglutamate synthase-like isoform X3, translating to MRAGGGASPRPAPFPAATSATATLLVPASVAMPPPRLAHLRRLLLSLRSAAHHPLARNPGRPLPGPLHPSLLLLPRAMAGAAHAGVATASAEYEEVLGCLGSLITRKVRADTGNRGNQWELMAKYVQILELEEPIAQLKVVHVAGTKGKGSTCTFAESILRSCGFRTGLFTSPHLMDVRERFRLDGLDISEDKFIRYFWWCWNKLKDETGNDVPMPAYFRFLALLAFKIFSDEKQVDVAVLEVGLGGKYDATNVVRAPVVCGISSLGYDHMEILGNTLGEIAGEKAGILKKGVPAYTVPQPEEAMSVLMRRASELGVSLQVVQPLDPQKLEDQPLGLHGEHQYMNAGLAVALANTWLEKQGHLDRIHVKHSDTLPHQFIKGLSSACLQGRAQIVPDPQVNSENDKDDNSSLVFYLDGAHSPESMETCARWFAHVTNNDRIQLGSLKQPHADRNSRKILLFNCMTVRDPQRLLPRLLDTCAQNGIHFEQALFVPNQSQYNKLGSLASPPSEREQIDLSWQLSLQRVWESLPHNNEGLNGANSSRASSVFESLPQAIQWVLVTGSLHLVGDVLRLLKK from the exons atgcgcgcgggcggcggcgcgagcccCCGACCCGCACCATTTCCTGCGGCCACCTCCGCCACTGCTACGCTACTAGTACCCGCCTCCGTCGCCATGCCCCCGCCGCGCCTCGCgcacctccgccgcctcctcctctcaCTCCGCTCCGCCGCTCACCACCCGCTCGCCCGTAACCCCGGGCGCCCGCTCCCCGGGCCGCTTCACCCGTCCCTTCTCCTTCTCCCCCGCGCCATGGCCGGCGCCGCCCACGCAG GGGTGGCGACGGCGTCGGCGGAGTACGAGGAGGTGCTCGGGTGCCTCGGGTCGCTGATAACGCGGAAGGTGCGCGCGGACACCGGCAACCGTGGCAACCAGTGGGAGCTCATGGCCAAGTACGTGCAG ATACTGGAACTGGAGGAGCCCATCGCGCAGTTGAAGGTGGTTCACGTTGCCGGGACCAAGGGGAAG GGTTCAACATGCACATTTGCTGAGTCAATTCTTCGGTCATGTGGTTTCCGTACTGGACTGTTCACTTCACCTCACTTGATGGATGTCCGTGAACGATTTCGGCTTGATGG GCTGGACATTTCCGAAGACAAGTTTATAAGGTATTTCTGGTGGTGCTGGAACAAACTGAAG GACGAGACTGGTAATGATGTACCAATGCCAGCCTACTTTAGGTTCCTTGCACTGCTAGCATTCAAGATCTTTTCAGATGAGAAG CAGGTGGACGTAGCTGTGCTCGAGGTTGGTTTGGGAGGGAAATATGATGCAACGAATGTG GTCAGAGCACCTGTAGTTTGTGGAATATCATCCCTTGGGTATGATCATATGGAAATTCTGG GAAACACACTTGGAGAAATTGCTGGAGAGAAGGCTGGAATACTTAAG AAAGGAGTTCCGGCATATACAGTTCCACAGCCAGAAGAGGCAATGTCTGTACTGATGCGCCGAGCTTCTGAGTTGGGT GTTTCTCTTCAAGTAGTCCAGCCTTTGGACCCACAGAAATTAGAGGATCAACCTCTTGGACTCCATGGTGAGCACCAATACATGAACGCAGGTCTTGCTGTTGCATTGGCTAATACCTGGCTTGAGAAGCAAGGTCATTTGGATAGAATACATGTCAAACACTCT GACACCTTGCCTCATCAGTTTATCAAAGGGCTGTCAAGTGCTTGCCTGCAAGGTCGAGCACAGATTGTTCCAGATCCACAAGTGAACTCAGAAAATGATAAGGATGACAATTCTTCACTGGTCTTCTATTTGGATGGGGCACATAGCCCAGAAAGCATGGAAACGTGTGCAAGGTGGTTTGCCCACGTTACAAATAATGATAGAATACAACTAGGTTCTTTGAAGCAGCCTCATGCTGACAGGAATTCTAGGAAG ATTCTCCTTTTCAATTGCATGACTGTAAGAGATCCTCAGAGATTGCTTCCACGTCTTCTAGATACATGTGCTCAAAACG GGATCCACTTTGAGCAGGCCTTATTTGTGCCAAACCAGTCACAGTACAACAAGCTTGGTTCCCTTGCATCACCACCTTCAGAGCGTGAGCAAATTGATTTGTCATGGCAGTTATCACTCCAAAGGGTGTGGGAAAGCCTGCCTCATAACAATGAAG GTCTAAATGGTGCAAACTCAAGCAGGGCTAGCTCAGTTTTTGAATCTCTTCCACAGGCAATTCAGTGG GTCTTAGTTACTGGCTCCCTTCACCTTGTTGGTGATGTATTAAGATTGCTCAAGAAGTAA